From one Conexivisphaerales archaeon genomic stretch:
- the sufC gene encoding Fe-S cluster assembly ATPase SufC, translated as MSVLELKNVGVAVGEKRVVQDVSLRISQGEIHAIMGPNGSGKSSLAKAILGHPGYRIVQGDVLLDGESILPLSPTERARRGLFLGFQYPVEISGVPMLNFLRAAYSAMLQGGKEEVKSQVPLVPFKKTLNERLKLVGWDESYAGRYLNEGFSGGEKKKSELLQLAVLQPKFALLDEIDSGLDIDAVRLVASTLNKLSGPNLGLLLITHYRRILQFVRPTWVHVMVAGKIVLSGGPELADKLEEKGYGWIDKEEEEESPS; from the coding sequence TTGTCTGTACTCGAACTGAAGAATGTGGGAGTTGCGGTAGGCGAAAAGAGGGTAGTTCAAGATGTCTCCCTCAGGATTTCACAAGGCGAGATTCATGCAATAATGGGTCCAAACGGTTCCGGTAAAAGCTCGCTTGCAAAGGCGATATTGGGCCATCCAGGATACAGGATAGTTCAGGGAGACGTTCTGCTGGACGGAGAGAGTATATTGCCCCTATCTCCCACAGAAAGAGCCAGAAGAGGGCTTTTTCTTGGATTCCAGTACCCTGTGGAGATTTCCGGAGTTCCGATGTTGAACTTTCTCAGGGCTGCATACAGTGCAATGCTTCAGGGGGGCAAGGAGGAGGTAAAGAGCCAGGTACCGCTTGTGCCTTTCAAGAAGACGCTCAACGAGAGGCTGAAGCTTGTCGGCTGGGACGAAAGCTACGCCGGAAGGTACCTTAACGAAGGATTCTCTGGAGGAGAAAAGAAGAAATCCGAGCTTTTGCAGCTTGCAGTTTTACAACCGAAGTTCGCACTACTAGATGAAATCGATTCTGGTCTGGACATAGATGCGGTGAGACTCGTAGCATCGACTCTGAATAAACTCTCTGGACCTAATCTGGGGCTTCTTTTGATAACTCACTACAGAAGAATACTTCAGTTCGTAAGGCCAACGTGGGTTCATGTGATGGTTGCAGGTAAAATCGTTCTTTCTGGTGGACCTGAGCTGGCTGATAAGCTGGAAGAGAAGGGCTATGGATGGATTGACAAAGAGGAAGAGGAGGAGTCACCCTCATAA
- a CDS encoding SufD family Fe-S cluster assembly protein, translated as MTSAQVAGFSKVESLSLSFKEAETAKLRRKDYLNAYLETPFETNQIFLKNYEHPVSDPLSYKVFDVSADSSLLPEKDFDVGCVGYKVYQKKERKGIEFTDGDNSNTESSVLPDKISFESDRMELLNGALRNSLHRIYVRSAKSFSEPFTRLTVLPSNDSGLHRKTELTFAEDAVCTFVDELRDPLGKDAAGGFVSDIVDAHLLPGADVNFVSISSGKAQIAVNYRFELSEGARLRFAGWTGGNPYQRSRVTVTLKGDGSQADVFTGNFVDRGGRHDMLATVEHFGRNSVGLVIQNGVVRAASRLLLKGMMIIRKPAKGADSHLKQHALLLSSDSFANAIPGLEIETNELKAKHAASVSQPEEEQLFYLMSRGLNERQAVTTIAFGNLGSLLSNVADERLRDQLADEIMDTLMQ; from the coding sequence TTGACGAGTGCACAGGTTGCCGGCTTCTCGAAGGTAGAGTCTCTTTCACTTAGCTTTAAAGAAGCAGAGACAGCGAAGCTCAGAAGGAAGGACTATCTTAATGCATATTTGGAAACCCCGTTCGAAACAAATCAGATATTCCTGAAGAATTACGAGCACCCTGTATCCGACCCGCTTTCTTACAAAGTGTTTGATGTTTCAGCAGATAGTAGCCTTTTACCTGAGAAGGATTTCGATGTAGGATGTGTTGGATATAAGGTTTATCAGAAGAAGGAAAGGAAGGGAATAGAGTTTACAGATGGAGATAACAGTAATACAGAGTCTAGTGTGCTTCCAGACAAAATCTCTTTCGAATCAGACAGAATGGAGTTGCTGAACGGAGCGCTCAGGAACAGCCTTCACAGAATATACGTTAGGTCTGCAAAGAGTTTCTCGGAACCTTTCACTAGGCTTACGGTTCTTCCTTCGAACGACTCAGGTCTTCACAGAAAGACAGAGCTGACGTTTGCCGAAGATGCAGTGTGCACCTTCGTTGACGAACTGAGGGACCCGCTTGGCAAAGATGCAGCGGGGGGATTTGTCTCTGATATTGTGGATGCTCATCTTCTGCCCGGGGCAGACGTGAACTTCGTCTCCATATCGTCTGGCAAGGCACAGATTGCCGTGAACTACAGGTTTGAGCTTTCAGAAGGTGCGAGGCTAAGGTTCGCCGGTTGGACGGGCGGGAATCCATACCAGAGGTCTAGGGTTACAGTCACGTTGAAAGGTGACGGCTCCCAGGCGGACGTATTTACAGGAAATTTTGTTGACAGAGGAGGAAGGCATGATATGCTCGCTACTGTTGAGCATTTCGGCAGAAACAGTGTAGGACTTGTAATACAGAACGGGGTGGTAAGGGCAGCATCAAGGTTACTACTGAAGGGAATGATGATCATAAGAAAACCCGCGAAGGGAGCAGACTCGCACCTGAAGCAGCATGCACTGCTTCTCAGTTCTGACAGTTTTGCAAACGCCATACCCGGCTTGGAAATAGAAACCAATGAACTGAAGGCAAAGCATGCAGCTTCGGTTTCTCAGCCAGAAGAGGAGCAACTCTTTTACCTTATGAGCAGAGGACTGAACGAAAGGCAGGCTGTGACTACGATAGCTTTCGGCAACCTAGGCTCGCTGCTAAGCAATGTGGCTGATGAAAGGTTGAGAGATCAGCTTGCTGACGAAATCATGGACACTCTTATGCAATAA
- a CDS encoding TRAM domain-containing protein, which produces MSYGQGSGRGYGRRGGYGSFGPRNFAPKPVKAGEEYDVEITEISRRGDGIAKIQGFIIFVAGAKAGQKARVKVTNVANRYATAEIVSSAASDNVSESQTEGSE; this is translated from the coding sequence ATGAGTTACGGACAAGGTAGCGGTAGAGGATACGGCAGGCGTGGCGGATACGGTTCTTTCGGACCAAGGAACTTCGCACCGAAGCCGGTCAAGGCTGGCGAAGAATATGATGTCGAAATCACAGAGATTTCAAGAAGAGGAGATGGCATCGCAAAGATCCAGGGCTTCATCATATTCGTAGCTGGCGCCAAAGCCGGCCAGAAGGCGAGGGTAAAGGTGACGAACGTTGCGAATCGTTACGCTACTGCTGAAATCGTTTCCTCTGCAGCTTCAGACAACGTCTCCGAGTCTCAGACCGAAGGGTCAGAGTAA
- the sufB gene encoding Fe-S cluster assembly protein SufB, with protein sequence MEVNELSSVREATNLDYSKYDFKEPEVYVTEFPKGINEKIVEEISRIKNEPQWMTDFRLKAYRHFVSRPLPMWGADLTHIDFDNIKYYIRPTDKQVKSWDELPPAIKDTFDRLGVPEAERKFLAGVGAMYESEVVYHRMREDLEKQGVIFADMDTGLREYPEIVKKYFGTVVPYNDNKFAALNSAVWSGGSFIYVPPGVKVEQPLHAYFRINASNMGQFERTLIIADEGADVHYIEGCTAPVYSSDSLHAAVVELIAMKGAHIRYTTIQNWSKDVYNLVTKRAFAYEDARVEWIDGNMGSKVTMKYPAVHLKGRGARAEVLSIALAGAGQHIDAGSKILHLAPDTSSRIISKSISKDGGRATYRGQLLVAKGAKRVKSSVKCDALILDEKSRSDTYPYNIVNEDDTVLTHEATVGKIGEDQLFYLMSRGLTEEEALNAVVMGFLEPFTKSLPLVYAIELNRLISLEMTGAVG encoded by the coding sequence TTGGAGGTTAATGAATTGAGCAGTGTCAGGGAAGCTACCAATCTAGACTACAGCAAGTACGACTTCAAGGAGCCAGAGGTCTATGTAACTGAGTTCCCGAAGGGTATTAACGAAAAGATAGTTGAGGAGATATCCAGAATAAAGAATGAACCTCAATGGATGACAGATTTCAGGTTAAAGGCGTACAGGCATTTTGTTTCAAGGCCTCTACCGATGTGGGGTGCTGACCTGACACACATAGACTTCGACAACATAAAGTATTACATTAGACCTACAGATAAACAGGTAAAGAGCTGGGATGAGCTACCTCCAGCCATCAAGGACACTTTCGACAGGCTGGGTGTTCCTGAAGCTGAAAGGAAATTCCTGGCTGGAGTGGGTGCAATGTATGAAAGTGAGGTGGTCTATCATAGAATGAGGGAAGACCTGGAGAAGCAGGGGGTTATATTTGCCGACATGGATACAGGGCTCAGGGAATACCCAGAAATAGTAAAGAAGTATTTTGGCACTGTAGTCCCCTATAACGATAACAAGTTTGCAGCACTCAATTCTGCAGTATGGAGCGGAGGGAGCTTCATATACGTCCCTCCTGGGGTCAAGGTCGAACAGCCGTTACATGCTTATTTCAGGATCAATGCATCTAACATGGGCCAGTTTGAAAGAACACTGATCATAGCTGATGAAGGCGCAGATGTTCACTACATAGAAGGATGCACTGCTCCCGTCTATTCGTCAGACTCTCTTCATGCTGCTGTCGTAGAGCTGATAGCAATGAAAGGAGCACATATCAGATATACCACAATACAGAACTGGTCCAAGGACGTGTATAACCTGGTGACGAAGAGGGCTTTCGCCTACGAGGACGCAAGGGTTGAATGGATAGATGGTAACATGGGAAGCAAGGTTACCATGAAGTACCCAGCAGTGCACCTCAAAGGAAGGGGGGCTAGAGCAGAGGTTCTCTCGATAGCTCTTGCAGGAGCTGGGCAGCATATAGATGCTGGTTCAAAGATACTTCATCTTGCTCCTGACACCAGCTCAAGGATAATCTCCAAGTCGATATCCAAGGATGGTGGCAGAGCCACATACAGAGGCCAGCTGCTTGTTGCCAAGGGGGCCAAGAGAGTGAAGAGTAGCGTGAAATGTGATGCGCTGATACTGGATGAAAAGTCAAGGTCAGATACCTACCCCTACAACATAGTGAACGAAGACGATACAGTTCTAACGCATGAAGCAACTGTAGGTAAGATAGGAGAGGACCAGCTGTTTTACCTTATGAGCAGGGGTCTGACAGAGGAAGAGGCGCTCAACGCTGTCGTGATGGGGTTCCTTGAACCCTTCACCAAATCATTACCTCTTGTGTACGCAATAGAGCTGAACAGGCTGATAAGCCTGGAAATGACAGGCGCCGTAGGCTGA